Below is a genomic region from Castanea sativa cultivar Marrone di Chiusa Pesio chromosome 2, ASM4071231v1.
TGAAGATTGGCCATAGTTATATCACTGCATTTTGAAGGAGAGGTTGCATGAAAGTTCAAcaaatatgaccaaaacccATTATGTGAATAGACACTagtatgaaaaattatttctgAAATCTCTCTATAACAACTAAAATACCTTAGGTTGCAAGTGCAAAAAGTTTATGGGACACAATTAAATGATCGAAGGAACAAGAACTAAGTTTGGCAAACAACGGATCTAGTCAGTGAAACTGGCcatacttctttttttcagtCACAATACAGTGGAATACGACAGAactacaataaaattaaatactgtactagttaaattttttttttttttaaatagcatGACAGAAGGAGAATTAAATAACTTCTTATGCGGAGATGAACAGAATATAGAGTTCTTGTAAAGATGTATGGCAAAATCAAACTCTATAGTTGCTATAGCTTGAAGCCATTAGTGACACTCAATACTATCTGCAATCCTAAATTGTACTAGAAGAAAAGAATACAAGGAGATTGATTGACCtgtttaaaaatatcaaatggCTTACACTCCTCCATCTCCGCTTCAGGCAAAATCTCATCTTTGGTTGATCTAGTTTTAAGTATCGTGAGAGGACACCCAATATCCCAACCACCACAGTCACAGTGTCCACCAGATCTCCATCTTTCAGTGAGAGTGGAAGGGCCACCATTTTTTGTTATTGGCCCACCATGAAGACCCTCCGGGATTAGAATGTCCACACTTGTAGAGCAATCACCAGAATTTCGACCAGAACTTTCACAATGTACCGATGCTTCTGCAGAAGCAACTGTTTGCCTAGGCCCTGATTTCTTGAGAAATTTCAAGCCCCAACCCCCAACTTCTTCCTGACGTTTGTCACGGAGGTGGTCTTTCACAACAATGGCAGccaattcaaaatttggcaGAAGATCATTTTCCAACTTTTTGCCCCCACCTAATGCGTCAAGGTTGCGGCTTATATCCAAGGATGGGTCCCAGGAACAGTTTTCCAGTATGGCACTAGATCCCCCAAACTTGGAGACATTTCTCTGTTTAGACAAATGACTCATTTTGAACGCTTCCGCCACCTTCTTTGTCAAgccctttttctttctcagacTTTGCTTTGAAGTGTTTGTCTCTATGTCACAATTTTCATTAGCACCATACAAAACAAACTCAGTCTCCATGATTTTGGATTTGTCCGGGCAGAGGGTGAAAGATGCAGAAACCTTCATCTTACCAACAAGTTGTGACTCATTATCACAAATTGATAGATCCTTCTGGCCACCCTTTTTTGAATGGAATGAGTACATATAGTCTATAGCCTTATCATCTGTTGACTCAACCTTCCACACATTGGCTAGGTAGATCTCCCTCTGATCATCTGCAGAGAATACAAAATGAGGAAGCCCCCCCTTCCATGTACATTGGAGCATCCCCTGAGAAACAGTGGcagaagcagaagaagaagactgATCAGAACATGTAGAGTTTGTGCTAGACATTGAAACACGCCTTTTATGTGCCCTATCAGATCCATCTGTATGGCTTCCCATAGATGGAGGTTCCTTATTTGTCTTCTGTGGTGAAGATATACTTAACCCACTGGGAGAGTCCACAATATCATAGCATATTGAGCCTTTAATATCATTCAAATTTGATCTTGTGAAGTTGGCATTGCCATCTAAGGCACCAAATTGATGAAACAAAGGGCTCTTCAATACGTTCATCATACTCTTGCTCCCCATAATTGTACCTACAATCCATCTTCCTGCAGGGCTTACGGCTACACCCCCAGTCCCAGATTCCAACGGCCATTCAAAAATGAACCTAGCCGAATCACATGAATctctattttcaattttagctgGATTTAAGCTGTCAGACAAAATGCTCATCTTCAGAGAGCTCAAATTCATAGATGTACTGCATCGTGCTGCTTTTGATGCACTGATATGAATCAATCCCAGGCAACGACGAAGATATTTTTCATCTATACTTACCAAATGCTTTGGAATCCTACTGTCCAATCCATGAGTACTTCGAAGTA
It encodes:
- the LOC142625644 gene encoding uncharacterized protein LOC142625644, producing MENRFVNARKDGQQEDSLHNLSKTRELNGEESLDFSESKSKKLVRRVNSPRAIILNFKQSQIRKSCNENSLLRSTHGLDSRIPKHLVSIDEKYLRRCLGLIHISASKAARCSTSMNLSSLKMSILSDSLNPAKIENRDSCDSARFIFEWPLESGTGGVAVSPAGRWIVGTIMGSKSMMNVLKSPLFHQFGALDGNANFTRSNLNDIKGSICYDIVDSPSGLSISSPQKTNKEPPSMGSHTDGSDRAHKRRVSMSSTNSTCSDQSSSSASATVSQGMLQCTWKGGLPHFVFSADDQREIYLANVWKVESTDDKAIDYMYSFHSKKGGQKDLSICDNESQLVGKMKVSASFTLCPDKSKIMETEFVLYGANENCDIETNTSKQSLRKKKGLTKKVAEAFKMSHLSKQRNVSKFGGSSAILENCSWDPSLDISRNLDALGGGKKLENDLLPNFELAAIVVKDHLRDKRQEEVGGWGLKFLKKSGPRQTVASAEASVHCESSGRNSGDCSTSVDILIPEGLHGGPITKNGGPSTLTERWRSGGHCDCGGWDIGCPLTILKTRSTKDEILPEAEMEECKPFDIFKQGSQHTAPTLRMETVRDGLYFIHFQPPLSALQSFSIAVAIIHIRSPTLRPKKLRELK